The proteins below come from a single Saccharopolyspora sp. SCSIO 74807 genomic window:
- a CDS encoding sarcosine oxidase subunit delta, translating to MLLIPCPWCGPRNETEFHYGGQSGVQYPVDPGAVSDVDWALFLFYRDNPKGVFAERWSHQAGCRRWFTVRRDTATNEIHADEPRTVTR from the coding sequence ATGTTGCTGATTCCTTGCCCGTGGTGCGGGCCGCGCAATGAGACCGAGTTCCACTACGGCGGCCAGTCGGGCGTGCAGTACCCGGTCGATCCGGGCGCAGTGTCCGATGTGGACTGGGCGCTTTTCCTGTTCTACCGTGACAATCCGAAGGGCGTGTTCGCCGAGCGCTGGTCGCACCAGGCCGGTTGCCGCCGATGGTTCACGGTGCGCCGGGACACCGCCACCAACGAGATCCACGCCGACGAGCCGAGGACGGTGACGAGGTGA